CCTCGTTAGGTTGCTCACCGGGCTGCCAGTGAAATGTGGACGGGAGAATGAATTGATCCATACGGTACGTCAGGGAACAAAGAACCGTTGGGCGGAGAACCGGGGTGCTGCTGGAGCACGACACCGTTCTCTGTCCATCGGTGCGAAGTTCACGCGCTAGCGTGAGTAGAACTCAACGATGCTCTGTGTGCGAAAGACCGGCTGTGCGTCCTTGATCTCCGGCATGCGAATGACCCGTCCAGAATGCGTCGCGGGTTCTGCCGCGAGCCACGCCGGAATGGAAATCGCCGCCGCAACCTGCGCGTAGTCCTGGAACATACTCGATGCCTTCTTCCGCTCACGGATACCGATGACATCATCAACCTTCACGGTGTAGGACGGAATATTCAGTTTCTTTCCGTTGACGGTGATGTGTCCGTGGCTCACGGCCTGACGAGCAGCGGCGCGCGTCTTCACGAAACCGAGCCGGAAGACGACGTTGTCCAGCCGACGCTCGAGCTTGGCGACGAGGAGCTCAGACGTGTTCCCCTCAACGCGCAGCGCGTCATCGTAGTACTTCCGGAGCTGTCGCTCCATAATGCCGTAGATCATCCGCAGCTTCTGCTTCTCGAGGAGCTGTGCGCCGTACTCCGTCACCTTCTTCCGAAGGCGCGGCCCGTGCATGCCGGGCGGGTAGGATCGACGCTGCGATGGACAGCGAGCCGCATCGCAGAGTTTTTCCCCTGCGCGACGGCAGACACGATGTTTTGGTCCGAGGTAGCGACCCATAGGAGACAGTGACAAACTGACTACTTCAAAAAAACACTAAATCCGACGTGGCTTGGGCGGACGACACCCGTTGTGCGGAATCGGCGTGGTGTCAGCAATGCTCAGAACGTTGATCCCATTCGCATGCAACGCGCGAACCGCCGACTCCCGGCCCGAACCGATTCCACGAACAAAGACATTCACCTCCTTGAGTCCGATCTGCTCGATCTTGCGGACGACATCACGCACGACGATGCTCGCAGCGTAGGGCGTTGCCTTCTTTGGGCCACGGAAGCCGCACACGCCAGCACTCGACCACGCGATGGTGTTCCCGAGCGGATCGGTGAGTGTGACGACCGTGTTGTTGAACGATGCCTTCACGTACAGGTTTCCCCGCGGCGTCTGCTGACGCGGTTTCCGCGAGCGACTCCGCACCTTCGCTTTCTTCGCCGGTGCCTTCGCATCGCGTGCGTCAAGCAACTCATCCGCCGCGGCCTGCTCCGTCGCCGGATCAGGACGTGTGGGGATATCGTCCTGCTGCTCCGGCGCTGCTTCTTGGGTGATAGGATCTTCCATGTGTCCAATGATCCGTTAGGTCTTGTCGAGCTTCTTACGGCCGCTTCCCATCGTTGAACGCTTGTTGCCGCGTACGGTGCGCGAGTTCGTCTTGGTGCGCTGTCCGCGAGCCGGCAACCGTCGCGCGTGCCGCATCCCGCGGTAGCACCCGATGTCACGCAACCGCTTCACGTTGCCCATCTGCTCACGACGGAGTTCTCCCTCGACGCGGTACTGCTTCTCGATCAACCCGCGGAGGGTCTGCACCTGACTGTCCGTGAGGTCCTTCGTTTTTGTCTGCGGTGCGATGCCGGACTCCGTGAGGATACGCGCAGCACGCGAGTGGCCGATCCCAAAGATCGACGTCAGTGCGATGCAAATGTGCTTCTCGTTCGGAAGTGTGATTCCAGCAATGCGTACCATAGGTTTCACGTGCGCAGTCCCGAGGGGTGCCTCATGCACTATCCCTGTCGCTGCTTATGCCGTTTTGTCGCGCAGATAACATACAGCCGTCCTCTCCGGCGGACGAGCTGGCAATCCTTGCATCGTTTTCGGACGGACGCCTGTACCTTCATACCATCAGTACCGATAGATGATGCGCCCACGTCGCAGGTCATACGGCGTGAGCTCGACCCGTACCTTATCACCCGGGAGAAGACGGATGCGGTGCATACGCATGCGACCTGCAAGGTACCCGTTCACCTCATGTCCATTGTCTAGCTCAACACGGAACGTGGTCGAAGGGAGTAATTCCCGCACAATGCCGTCCACGGTGATGAAATCCTTGCTCGGCATCGGTACGGACTCCACCTGCGTTGCACCTTTCCGTCCGCGTCGTTTCTTCGGTGACGACGAGCGACCCCCGCCGGAGCGTCTCTGTGCCATAGGTACGACTCGTGAACCGCAATACCGTGAAGTACGTGAACATTCCACTGTGCTCAACGTACAGAAAAAAACTCGGATACCGCTATCCGTCGTTACCCACAGAATACGTGTCTGCGTTATACATGTCAACACTTCCAATATTTTGGCTCCACTGAGCACTTTCCTATGCTTCCACTCTACTACCGGCAACTTCCACATGCGGACCTCCTTGTGTCACCACTGCGCGGATTCTCCGCACTCCCCTACTCACTGCCTCCTCCTTCGTGATGGTGAATGTACCGATCATACTCGTACGCGCCACGTGTGGCCCTCCGCAAATCTCGCGAGAGTACGCGCCATCAGCACTGCCGATCGTGTAGACCTTTACACGTTCCCCGAGTGCCGCATACGTATCGTCGAAAAGACCGATTGCACCCCGCGTTCTCGCCTCATCTGCAGTGAGGAGCTCATAGGAAACCGGAAGGTCGTCTACAATCTGCTGCTGCACGAGCTGCTCCACCACGCGGAGGTCTTCCGGCCGCACCTTCTCCGGGTGTGTGAAATCAAAACGCATGCGCTCCGGCGTGATGTTTGATCCCCGCTGCTCGACGTGCGCACCGAGCACACGACGGAGTGCCTCATGGAGGAGGTGTGTCGCGGTGTGGTAGCGGATGGACTGATCCGAGTGATCCGCGAGCCCGCCGATGAAGCGTTGCCCCTGCGCACTACGCGAACGTTCGGCGTGTGCTTCCGCCGCCAGAGCAAACGCTGCGCGGTCGAGCGTGAGCGGCGGATCGTGCTCGGTCGCAACATCCACCATCACCTCGAACGGGAACCCGTACGATTCGTAGAGCGTGAACGCATCGGCACCGGAAATCTTCGTCTCCCCGGATGGGAGCGCATCCGCGATCCTCGCGAACTGCCGCTCACCACGCACGAGCACTTCCCGAAATCGCTCCTCCTCCTCGCGCAGCTCAAAGAGGATGCGACTCCGATGCTCCTCAAGCTCCGGGTAGGCCGCGCGATAGTGCGCGATGATCTCCTCGGCGACCCGCACGGTCCATGCGGGTGCCTCAATCCCGAGTCGCTTCCCGGAACGTACCGCCCGACGAATGAGCTTCCGTACGACGTACCCCTGATCCACGTTCGATGGTGCCACCCCGAACGGATCGCCCACGATGAAGGTGGCGGCGCGCAGGTGATCCGCAACGATGTACCGCGCCCGCTCGTCCTGTTGCGTCGCGAGCGCGTCAATGACGCGGAGGATCGGACGGAAGAGATCTGTCTCGTACACGTTCCGCTTTCCCTCGAGCACCGTGAGGATACGCTCGAGACCCATGCCGGTGTCCACGTTGCGACGCGCGAGCGGTTCGTAGGTGCCGTTCGGCGTGCGACTAAACTCCATGAAGACGTTGTTCCAAACCTCCACCCACCGCTTGTCCTCGGGGTCAAATCGTTCCGGTGCCGCGCCATCTCCGGTCCAGACGAAAATCTCCGTGTCCGGACCCTGCGGTCCCGGGTTCTTCCCTCCGGCGGGCCACCAGTTCTCCCCCTTATCGAGCTGCACGATGCGCTCCTCGGGAATACCAAGCGAACGCCAAACCGCTGCGGACTCCTCATCGCGCGGACAATCCGCGTCGCCTGCGAACACGCTCACCGCGATGCGCCGCGCATCAATACCAAACCACTCCGCACCGGTGAGGAGCTCAAAACTCCACCGAATGGCATCGGCCTTCCAGTAATCGCCGAGTGACCAGTTGCCGAGCATCTCAAAAAACGTGAGGTGCGTTGCATCACCCACTTCATCAATATCACCGGTGCGCACGCACTTCTGCACGTCCGCGAGTCGCGTCCCCGCCGGGTGCTCCTGCCCCATGAGGTACGGGACAAGCGGGTGCATGCCCGCGGTCGTGAAGAGCACCGAGGGATCATGCTCCGGGATGAGCGACGCAGACGCGAGGATAGCGTGCCCGCGTTCTCGGAAGAATCGGAGGTACGTCTGTCGGAGGCGATCAGCGGTCCATGGTTCCATACAGCTCCCAGCGTATGCCATGCGACGACGGTTTGCAACTATTCTTCGGCGCTCCCGCGCCAGCTTCGGAGGGATGGAGGCCTGAAGGCCTCCGCTACGCCATAATAACTGCGCCGCCAATGATGCGCGCACCGTCGTTGAAAACGATGGCCTGACCTGGTGCGACCGCAAGCTGTGGGCGGTCGAAATCCACGACGACGCGATGAGCGGTGGTGCGGATGGTGCACGGCTGCGGCTCCTGTCGGTGGCGGATGCGTGCGAACAACGCGCCATCTGCCGGTGGCATACCACCGATCCAGTTCGCGTGCGTCGCCGTGAGGACACGCGTGAAGCGCGCGGGGTCCTCCGGCGATGCGGTGACGGTGATTTCCTGGCGCACGGCATCACGCGCCACGACGTAGCGCGGAGCTGGCTGACCGCCAATGCGTACCCGCTGGCCGATCGTGTAGGCCTGCCCCATGGGGACGGTGCCGAGGTGACGACCATCGGTGGTGACGACTGCCGCGGGAATCGGCTGTTCGTGCGTGGCGAGATACCCTGAAAAATCCTGCGTGCCGAGGAAGCACACCCCTCGCGTAGACGGACGATCCCAGTTGGGGAGTCCGCGGAAGCGCGCCATCGCACGCACCTGTGGCTTCGCGTAGCACCCGATGGGGAACACCACCGTAGCGAGCTGTCGCGTCGTGCACTCCCAGAGGAAGTACGATTGATCCTTCTCGCCGTCCGCACCGCGGAGGAGCTCGATACGACCGCGCGCGGAGCGCCGGATGCGCGCATAGTGCCCCGTGGCCACCGCATCGGCACCGTGCTCTGCTGCGAGCGCGGAGAGCTCCGCGAACTTCACGCGCCGATTGCACGCTGCGTCAGGGTTGGGCGTCACCCCTTGCGTGTAGCCGCGACGCATGGGCGCGAGGACCTCGCGCTCGTAGAGCGCACTCACATCGCGTACGATGAAGGGGATGTCGAGCACTGCCGCGACGCGACGCGCGATCGCGATATCCTCCTTCGCCGGACACGTCGCACTCCCGTCGTCAAACTTCAGGTACGCGCCCACGACGGTACACCCGCGCTCGACGAGGAGCGCGGCCGCGACCGCAGAATCAACACCACCCGAGAGTCCGAGGATCACCCGCATACGCTATGCGTCATACTAAGACCTCCATGGACTGTACCATCAACGCCCTCGATCATCAAGGGCGTGGCGTGTGTCACCCGAACGGCAAGACGGTTGCCGTTCCGTTTACGCTCCCCGGCGATGTTGTGCGCGTTGCGCTGCGCGGCAAACAGAAGGGCGTCCACCGTGGTGCAATCGAGGAAATCATCACCCCGTCTCCGGATCGTGTGCAACCGCCATGCCCGTTCGCGGGACGATGTGGCGGTTGTCCGTGGCAGATGATGGACGGTGCGGCGCAGATCCGACACAAACGCGACCGCATCGCTGACGCGCTCCGCGACATTCCCCACCCGCCCATCCCCGACCCGATCCCCTCACCGGACCAGTGGTACTTCCGCAACCGCATGGACTACGCCGTCGGTGCCGATGGCTCGCTCGGGCTCCGCGAGCCCGGAAAGTGGTGGGAAGTCCTCAACCTCGAAACATGCCTCCTCATGTCCCAGCCGGCGGTCGCGTGTATGGATGCCTTCCGCGCGTGGATGCGCACGAACGCCATCGCACCGTGGAACACACGAACGCACGAGGGCTTTGCACGCGCCCTCGTGCTGCGCGAGGGCAAGCACACGGGCGAACGTATGGCCGTCGTCATCACCGCAGCGCCGCCGCAGTCCACAGCAGCGGGAACATTCCCGGGAAGCGATGCACTCGTGCGCGCACTCGCCCCACACTGCACCTCCGTACTCTGGGGCGTGCAGTCCCGCGTGGCTGATGTCTCGTTCGCCTCGCACTACGAGACGCTCCTCGGCAGTCCCGTGCTCCACGAGGAGCTCCACATCGCCGACGATCCCCCGCTCACGTACACCATCCCGCCCAACGCATTCTTCCAGACGAACACACGCGCGGCCGAGCAGCTCGTGGCGACCGTACGCGAGTACGCGGCACTCACACCAACCGAGACGCTCGTGGACCTCTGCTGCGGCGTCGGCACGTTTGCGATTGCGCTCGCGCGCGATGCCGGACGCGTCATCGGTGTCGAGCTTGAGGAGAGCGCGGTCGCCGTCGCACAGGAGAACGCCCACCGCAACGGAGTAGAGCACGCCGAGTTCCATCACCTCCCTGCGGAGCAGTGGTTGTTCCCCAATGCGACGGTGGACTGCCTCATCGTGGACCCACCGCGCAGCGGCCTGCACCCGAACACCCGCGCGAGCATCCTCGCGAATCCGCCACGTCGCATCGTGTACGTCTCGTGCAACCCCCACGCGCTCGCCGAGGATCTCCGCGTGCTCGGCGAACGGTACAAAATCGCGCGCATCCAGCCCATTGACCTCTTCCCGCACTCCCCGCACGTCGAGACAGTTGCCCTCTTGACCTGAGTATGCTATGGTGCACACAGTATGCGATCAGGTTTCGTCACCCTCGCCGGCCGATCGAACGTGGGGAAATCCACGCTCCTGAACGCGCTCTGCGGCACGAAAGCGGCAATCACCTCTCCGCTGCCACAGACAACGCGAACGCCGATCCGAGGTATCATCAACGACCCCCGTGGCCAGGCCGTCGTCATTGACGCGCCGGGGATTTTTGAGTCCGCCCATGGGCCGCTCACGCGCCAGGTAAACGCCGCAGCGCGCGATGCGCTCCATGGCGTGGACCTCATCCTCTACGTCGTGGACCCCACGCGCGATGTCGGCACTGAGGAGCATCGCATCGCCACGCTCATCCGCGCGACCGGTGTTCCGGTCGTACTCGTTGTCAACAAGGCGGACCTCCCGAGTCACAAACGGAAGTGGCGCCACCAGTACCTCGACATCATCCCGAACGTCGTCGGGGTCCACGATGTTTCCGCGGGCAAGAACCAGCACCTCACACCGCTCGTTGATGCGATCTTCGCGCACCTTCCCGAAGGCGAGGCGCACTACCCGACCACGCAGCGCGCGGATGTCCCCAAGGACTTCTGGATCGCGGAGATCATCCGCGAGAAGATCTTCCTCACGATGACCGATGAGATCCCCTACACGACCGCGGTACGCGTGGACGACATCGCGGAGCGCGAGAATGGGACGCTCGCGATCGCCGCGCGCATCCTCACGACAAACCCACGCTACCGAAAGATGCTCATCGGCAGCGGCGCAACGCGCATCAAGCAGATCGGCCAGATGGCTCGGAAGGACCTCGAGATCGCGCTCAGCCGCCCCATCTACCTCGAGCTCCATGTCCATGTGGACGAAAAATGGGTGCAACGGTGACGCGCCGGTTGACAACCCGCGAGAAGTTCCCTACAGTACGAATAGCATCGGGGCGTGGTGCGCCGATGGGAAACCGTTTTTGGAGGAATGGTTCATTGATGGCCAAAAAAGCAAGAAGAACGACCCGGACTGCTGCGGACTTCGTTGCGTACCTGCGGGAGCTGCAGCTCGACCGCAAACGCGCGTTCGCGAACGCGCTCGCCACGAGCAACGAACGCTTCGGTGTTCCGCTCGAGATCATCGCGGGAAGTGCGCACGTCGCGACCGATGCGGCCCGCTGGAAGCAAGGCAGGGCACTCCCGCAGAACGGCGACCGCGTCAAGATCATCACGCGCATCTGCGAGTACCTCGGCCACGCCGCCGCGTAGCAGCGCACGAACGCGCCCCGACACCTTGTGATCGGGGCGCGTTTTCATTGTGAACGCAATCATTCTATGCGGGGGAATCGCGTAGGGGCGGGTATTATACCCGCCCGTCCGAATGAGGGGGAACGCGGACGGGAGGGGATAAACCCCTCCCCTACCCTCCCATGCTGTCTCACACGAAGTCGGACACCGCGAGGGCGTGTCTTCTTACACCTGCGCCGCGATCCATGCGACGACATCCGGCAGGAGAGCTGCATCTCGGTTGAACATCTCCGTGCCGTGCGATGCATCGTCGAGCACGCGCACGGTAGCACGGTCGGCGAGTGTTTCGCCGAGTGCGGCGATGGTTTCCGTGGAGTAGGCATCGTTCGCGCCGCCCGCGACGAGGTACACGCGCTGGTGGGGCGCAACGGCACCCGCGAGGGCATCCGCGCTGATGCCATGGTAGATGTGCCCGGGAGACAGGAGTACGGCTGCGGGAATCGCGAGGTCGCCGGTGAGTGCGTCGAGTGCGAGGTTTGCGCCGATGGATGCGCCGACGACGACAAGGTGTTCCGAAGTCATGCCGCGCTCGTGCAGGAACGCAATCGCCGCACGGACATCTTCACGCTTCTCCTGCTGCTCGGCATTGGAGAACGAGGCGTACCCATCGGGCCCACCGGTGGATGCACCGTGGCCGCGCTGATCGAATGCGAGCGATGCGATGCCAACGCGCTGGAGCTCCGCCGCAAGCTCACGGTACGATTCCTTCGTTGCTGGCATCATGTGGAGGAGGAGTACCCACCCGCGCGGCGCATCCACGGAATACCAATCAGCGGCCAAGTGCTTCCCATCCGCAGTGGTGAGCGTGATGTGCTCCATAAGGAGAGAGCTCCAATCATGGGTCATGCGAGGAACCCCGGTATGACCGGGATTGCCGCGTCGCGGACTCCTCGCAATGACATGTTCCTGTCATTGCGAGGAGTGAGTCCGCGAGCGACGTGGCAATCCCGGCCATTGAGAGTAGTCGGCTTTCACCTTGTACTGATATGACCGGGATTGCCGCGTCGCGGACTCCTCGCAATGACAGGGGGGGGACGCGGACTCCTCGCAGTGACAGAGGCGCGTGACTCCCCTACCGCTTGCTGAGACCCTCGAACGCGCGGAGCACTTCGAGCGGGACTGCAAAGATGACGGTGTTCGACTGGTCGGACGAGATATCGTTGATTGACTGGAGCGTGCGGAGGTGGAGTGCACCAGGGGATGCGCTGAGTATCTCGGCGGCCTTTGCCATGTTCGCGGCTGAGGCCACCTCGCCCTCGGACTTGATGATGACGGCGCGCTTCTCGCGCTCGGCCTCGGCCTGCTTTCCGATCGTACGCTCCATGTCGCTCGGCAGCGAGACATCCTTGAGCTCGACGTTGCGCACCTTGAGGCCCCACGCGTCCGTTTCCTTGTCCACGATCGCGCGGATGCGCTCCGCGAGCTGCTCGCGGTTGGCGAGGAGCTCATCGAGTGTCACCTCGCCCACGATGTTGCGCATGGTCGTCTGCGCGAACTGCGAGATCGCAAAGCGGAAGTTCTCTACCTCGATGAACGCCTTGCGCGCATCGGACACGTTGTAGTAGATGACCGCGTTCACCGTCACGGAGACGTTATCGCGCGTGATGGCCTTCTGGTCGGGGACATCCACGGCCTTGATGCGGAGATCCACCTTCACCATCCGCTGGAAGACCGGCACGACGATCCGCCAACCAGGGTTTTTCACCGCGCTGAACCTTCCCATGGTGAAGAGCACGCCACGCTCGTACTCGTTGACCTGCTTGAGGGTCACGACGAGGAGGACAATGATGGCGATGATTGTCGGGATGGACATAGCGTTGATGGTGATAATTTCGTACCCCCAGCATAGCACAGGGATGCGATGCACGGGCAAAACACCACGCCAGCCGGTCGGGCTGGCGTGGTGTCTATGAGCGAGCGCTCGTTGCGGGAACTCGCGCTCCCCCGCCGCTCCACCGGTCACATGCCAAACCGGTGGTGGTCAATGCGACAGGGAACATCTCGCATCGAGGAAAGGTGGCCTTTCATGAGGTACTACAATCGATCTGCTCGCAATATTTCATTCGCCATCACGGTGTGAGAATCATGGTATCGGAAAAAATCGAACGCGCCAGAATTGGCCGAACACCGTAGGCGCGCACGATGCCGTTCTCGATCTCTCCAACGACGAATACCTGCGAGCCAATATGTATGGACATACCGAACGGCCACCGTGTTTCCGGGACCGTCCGCACGGTGATTGCGCCCGCAGTCGTCATGATCTCCAATGTGTCCGCGCTCGCGAAGGTGACGGTACCGCGATACGCACCGCGCACGTCCGTGCTGCCGCCGTGCTCGTAGAGCTCGCGCACGAGTGGCGCGGATCCCCGAGCCGTGCGGGCGCTCAGAATCGGGTGGAGTGGTGTCTGATCAAGTGCGAGCCCGAACGAACCCGAGAGTGCGAGAGCGGCGATGACTGCGACGACAATCGGTCGTCGGTACAGGAACGGGAGCAGTCGCGCCATCCGCGCGAGGATGAGAATGAGTACGGCCGACACGATGACGAGCCCCCACGGGAACGCGCGGAAAAACAGCACGAGCCCGTGTGTACCAAAACCCGGGAGGAGGAGCACGCCAGAGGTCCGAAGGGAGAAGATGCCAAAGCTGATGAGGTAAATTGCCAGGATGAACACGAACGCCGACACGAGCGCGAGGAGGATCGTGCCGAGGAGGATACGCGCCTTTGAGCGCATGTGGAGCTCTCCGCGTTCGATCTGCTCGAGCACGCGCGTAATGGGATCTCGGGGGCTTCCGTTCGTCATACGGATGGACGCTGTGCGAGGAGCTGTTGCTTCGCGCGGCGGAGTCGCACACCCACCGTCGCGACGGGGATGTGCATGATGTCTGCAATCTCGCGATACGAACGCTCCTCAAGGTAGTAGAGCACCACCGGCTCGCGGTACTTTGGATCGAGGACGCTGAGCGATCGCTCGACCATGCTCTGCAGCTCTCGCCTCTCCACGTAATCCGCCGGCGTCTCCTTCGCAACAGGGTGCGGAAAGAGCGTGTCCGGATCGAAGAACGGCAACGGCTCGCGCTTCTTGCGCTTGATCGTGTTGATGCACTCGTTATGCGCGATGCGGTAGAGCCACGTTGAGAACGACCGCGACGCGTCGAACGTATTGAGGTGCGTGTACGCCTTCACGAATACCTCCTGAACGACATCGTCGCCATCCTCGCTCCCGAGGAGGAAACGACGGACGTACCGCTGGAGTTTCGCCGCGTAGCGCTCCATGAGTGCACCGTACGCCTCCGCGTCACCGCCTCGCACCCGCACCACGAGCTCCTCATCGGTGGATCGTTCCTGTTCAACGGTCATCATACCTATCCTACTGCAACATCGCGTCGGTTCTTTCATGGCACCCCCGACGACCAACATCCG
This genomic interval from bacterium contains the following:
- the infA gene encoding translation initiation factor IF-1; translation: MPSKDFITVDGIVRELLPSTTFRVELDNGHEVNGYLAGRMRMHRIRLLPGDKVRVELTPYDLRRGRIIYRY
- the rpsM gene encoding 30S ribosomal protein S13; translation: MVRIAGITLPNEKHICIALTSIFGIGHSRAARILTESGIAPQTKTKDLTDSQVQTLRGLIEKQYRVEGELRREQMGNVKRLRDIGCYRGMRHARRLPARGQRTKTNSRTVRGNKRSTMGSGRKKLDKT
- a CDS encoding slipin family protein, with amino-acid sequence MSIPTIIAIIVLLVVTLKQVNEYERGVLFTMGRFSAVKNPGWRIVVPVFQRMVKVDLRIKAVDVPDQKAITRDNVSVTVNAVIYYNVSDARKAFIEVENFRFAISQFAQTTMRNIVGEVTLDELLANREQLAERIRAIVDKETDAWGLKVRNVELKDVSLPSDMERTIGKQAEAEREKRAVIIKSEGEVASAANMAKAAEILSASPGALHLRTLQSINDISSDQSNTVIFAVPLEVLRAFEGLSKR
- the rpmJ gene encoding 50S ribosomal protein L36, whose product is MKVQASVRKRCKDCQLVRRRGRLYVICATKRHKQRQG
- the era gene encoding GTPase Era encodes the protein MRSGFVTLAGRSNVGKSTLLNALCGTKAAITSPLPQTTRTPIRGIINDPRGQAVVIDAPGIFESAHGPLTRQVNAAARDALHGVDLILYVVDPTRDVGTEEHRIATLIRATGVPVVLVVNKADLPSHKRKWRHQYLDIIPNVVGVHDVSAGKNQHLTPLVDAIFAHLPEGEAHYPTTQRADVPKDFWIAEIIREKIFLTMTDEIPYTTAVRVDDIAERENGTLAIAARILTTNPRYRKMLIGSGATRIKQIGQMARKDLEIALSRPIYLELHVHVDEKWVQR
- the rpsK gene encoding 30S ribosomal protein S11: MLDARDAKAPAKKAKVRSRSRKPRQQTPRGNLYVKASFNNTVVTLTDPLGNTIAWSSAGVCGFRGPKKATPYAASIVVRDVVRKIEQIGLKEVNVFVRGIGSGRESAVRALHANGINVLSIADTTPIPHNGCRPPKPRRI
- the mnmA gene encoding tRNA 2-thiouridine(34) synthase MnmA; amino-acid sequence: MRVILGLSGGVDSAVAAALLVERGCTVVGAYLKFDDGSATCPAKEDIAIARRVAAVLDIPFIVRDVSALYEREVLAPMRRGYTQGVTPNPDAACNRRVKFAELSALAAEHGADAVATGHYARIRRSARGRIELLRGADGEKDQSYFLWECTTRQLATVVFPIGCYAKPQVRAMARFRGLPNWDRPSTRGVCFLGTQDFSGYLATHEQPIPAAVVTTDGRHLGTVPMGQAYTIGQRVRIGGQPAPRYVVARDAVRQEITVTASPEDPARFTRVLTATHANWIGGMPPADGALFARIRHRQEPQPCTIRTTAHRVVVDFDRPQLAVAPGQAIVFNDGARIIGGAVIMA
- the rlmD gene encoding 23S rRNA (uracil(1939)-C(5))-methyltransferase RlmD, which translates into the protein MDCTINALDHQGRGVCHPNGKTVAVPFTLPGDVVRVALRGKQKGVHRGAIEEIITPSPDRVQPPCPFAGRCGGCPWQMMDGAAQIRHKRDRIADALRDIPHPPIPDPIPSPDQWYFRNRMDYAVGADGSLGLREPGKWWEVLNLETCLLMSQPAVACMDAFRAWMRTNAIAPWNTRTHEGFARALVLREGKHTGERMAVVITAAPPQSTAAGTFPGSDALVRALAPHCTSVLWGVQSRVADVSFASHYETLLGSPVLHEELHIADDPPLTYTIPPNAFFQTNTRAAEQLVATVREYAALTPTETLVDLCCGVGTFAIALARDAGRVIGVELEESAVAVAQENAHRNGVEHAEFHHLPAEQWLFPNATVDCLIVDPPRSGLHPNTRASILANPPRRIVYVSCNPHALAEDLRVLGERYKIARIQPIDLFPHSPHVETVALLT
- the rpsD gene encoding 30S ribosomal protein S4, producing MGRYLGPKHRVCRRAGEKLCDAARCPSQRRSYPPGMHGPRLRKKVTEYGAQLLEKQKLRMIYGIMERQLRKYYDDALRVEGNTSELLVAKLERRLDNVVFRLGFVKTRAAARQAVSHGHITVNGKKLNIPSYTVKVDDVIGIRERKKASSMFQDYAQVAAAISIPAWLAAEPATHSGRVIRMPEIKDAQPVFRTQSIVEFYSR
- a CDS encoding RNA polymerase sigma factor, yielding MMTVEQERSTDEELVVRVRGGDAEAYGALMERYAAKLQRYVRRFLLGSEDGDDVVQEVFVKAYTHLNTFDASRSFSTWLYRIAHNECINTIKRKKREPLPFFDPDTLFPHPVAKETPADYVERRELQSMVERSLSVLDPKYREPVVLYYLEERSYREIADIMHIPVATVGVRLRRAKQQLLAQRPSV
- a CDS encoding alanine--tRNA ligase, which encodes MEPWTADRLRQTYLRFFRERGHAILASASLIPEHDPSVLFTTAGMHPLVPYLMGQEHPAGTRLADVQKCVRTGDIDEVGDATHLTFFEMLGNWSLGDYWKADAIRWSFELLTGAEWFGIDARRIAVSVFAGDADCPRDEESAAVWRSLGIPEERIVQLDKGENWWPAGGKNPGPQGPDTEIFVWTGDGAAPERFDPEDKRWVEVWNNVFMEFSRTPNGTYEPLARRNVDTGMGLERILTVLEGKRNVYETDLFRPILRVIDALATQQDERARYIVADHLRAATFIVGDPFGVAPSNVDQGYVVRKLIRRAVRSGKRLGIEAPAWTVRVAEEIIAHYRAAYPELEEHRSRILFELREEEERFREVLVRGERQFARIADALPSGETKISGADAFTLYESYGFPFEVMVDVATEHDPPLTLDRAAFALAAEAHAERSRSAQGQRFIGGLADHSDQSIRYHTATHLLHEALRRVLGAHVEQRGSNITPERMRFDFTHPEKVRPEDLRVVEQLVQQQIVDDLPVSYELLTADEARTRGAIGLFDDTYAALGERVKVYTIGSADGAYSREICGGPHVARTSMIGTFTITKEEAVSRGVRRIRAVVTQGGPHVEVAGSRVEA
- a CDS encoding alpha/beta fold hydrolase → MEHITLTTADGKHLAADWYSVDAPRGWVLLLHMMPATKESYRELAAELQRVGIASLAFDQRGHGASTGGPDGYASFSNAEQQEKREDVRAAIAFLHERGMTSEHLVVVGASIGANLALDALTGDLAIPAAVLLSPGHIYHGISADALAGAVAPHQRVYLVAGGANDAYSTETIAALGETLADRATVRVLDDASHGTEMFNRDAALLPDVVAWIAAQV